A DNA window from Aminipila luticellarii contains the following coding sequences:
- a CDS encoding PFL family protein produces the protein MLNMTDIMETITMIQDENLDIRTITMGISLLDCCDSDIDKSCEKVYNKIYNYAKDLVKTGEDIEKKYGIPIVNKRISVTPIAMLVGASGGDPVQYAKTLDRAAKDVGVNFIGGFSALVHKGFSPGDKKLIESIPRALSETDFVCSSVNIGSTKAGINMDAVKLMGGIVKAAAEETKDRQCIGAAKLVVFCNAPEDNPFMAGAFHGPGEPDCVLNVGVSGPGVVRAALAKMPDDADLTEVADMIKKTAFKITRMGQLVGTEASKRLGVPFGIIDLSLAPTPAIGDSVAHILEEIGLEQCGTHGTTAALAMLNDAVKKGGVMASSNVGGLSGAFIPVTEDAGMIDAARAGSLSIEKLEAMTAVCSVGLDMIVIPGDTTPETISAIIADEAAIGMVNSKTTAVRVIPAVGLKEGEELDFGGLLGNGPVMKLHSKSPAKMINRGGRIPAPLQSLKN, from the coding sequence ATGCTGAATATGACGGACATCATGGAGACCATCACCATGATACAGGATGAAAATCTAGACATACGAACGATCACCATGGGTATATCGTTGCTGGACTGCTGTGACAGCGACATTGATAAATCCTGCGAAAAGGTGTACAACAAAATATATAATTACGCAAAGGATCTGGTAAAAACCGGAGAAGATATTGAAAAAAAATATGGTATTCCCATTGTAAACAAAAGAATTTCTGTCACTCCTATCGCTATGCTTGTGGGAGCATCAGGGGGTGACCCGGTCCAATATGCGAAAACGCTGGATCGAGCGGCAAAAGATGTAGGGGTAAATTTTATCGGAGGTTTCTCCGCTTTAGTTCATAAGGGATTTTCGCCCGGAGACAAAAAACTGATTGAATCCATTCCAAGAGCACTCAGCGAAACGGACTTCGTTTGTTCTTCTGTCAACATTGGTTCCACCAAAGCCGGAATCAATATGGATGCCGTGAAGCTCATGGGCGGTATCGTAAAGGCTGCTGCCGAAGAAACCAAAGACCGTCAGTGTATCGGAGCGGCAAAGCTTGTGGTTTTCTGCAATGCTCCTGAGGATAACCCCTTTATGGCAGGTGCCTTCCACGGACCCGGTGAACCGGACTGCGTTCTGAATGTAGGCGTTTCAGGTCCCGGTGTAGTGCGTGCGGCTCTTGCAAAAATGCCGGACGATGCCGACTTGACCGAGGTCGCAGACATGATTAAAAAGACCGCTTTTAAGATCACCCGAATGGGTCAACTGGTCGGAACAGAAGCTTCCAAGCGTCTGGGCGTGCCCTTTGGCATTATTGACCTCTCCCTCGCCCCTACGCCGGCTATTGGAGATTCCGTCGCCCACATACTGGAAGAAATAGGTCTGGAGCAATGCGGTACCCATGGAACCACCGCTGCGCTGGCCATGCTGAACGATGCCGTAAAAAAAGGCGGTGTAATGGCCTCTTCCAATGTAGGCGGACTTTCCGGAGCCTTCATTCCTGTGACAGAGGATGCCGGAATGATCGATGCCGCACGAGCCGGAAGCCTGTCCATTGAAAAACTGGAAGCCATGACAGCCGTATGCTCGGTAGGTCTTGATATGATCGTCATTCCGGGAGATACAACGCCTGAAACCATTTCAGCCATTATTGCCGACGAGGCAGCTATAGGTATGGTAAACTCCAAGACCACAGCTGTACGAGTCATCCCGGCTGTGGGATTAAAAGAAGGAGAAGAGCTGGACTTTGGCGGACTCCTTGGAAATGGTCCGGTCATGAAGCTTCACTCCAAATCTCCTGCTAAAATGATCAACCGGGGCGGAAGAATTCCAGCTCCTCTTCAAAGCTTAAAAAATTAA
- a CDS encoding ACT domain-containing protein: MKAVVTVIGKDMVGILAKVSTTCAEANANVVEVTQSVLQEYFAMVMLIDISEMNCELDTLRENLQKNVAGMTIHVMHEDIFNSMHRI; the protein is encoded by the coding sequence ATGAAAGCGGTAGTAACAGTAATAGGTAAGGACATGGTAGGCATTCTGGCCAAAGTCAGCACCACCTGCGCCGAAGCCAATGCCAATGTAGTAGAAGTGACACAGTCCGTTTTACAGGAATACTTCGCCATGGTCATGCTCATTGATATATCCGAAATGAACTGTGAATTAGACACGTTAAGAGAAAATCTGCAGAAAAATGTAGCAGGGATGACGATTCATGTCATGCACGAAGACATTTTTAATTCCATGCATAGAATTTAA
- a CDS encoding elongator complex protein 3 → MKKHAIIPIFIPHEGCPNDCVFCNQKKITARQKPIHAEDVKHIIDQYLPTLTGRGLETVEIAFFGGSFTGIPIEEQQAYLAVAKQYKDEGRIDKIHLSTRPDYINEEILDNLKAYHTDIIELGVQSFDDSVLQASNRGHNSEIVYKSCELIQAYSFELGIQLMIGLPGDTHEKSVYSAMEAVKIGPSIARLYPTIIIEDTELLRMYERGVYQPLSQKEAVFTTKEMYKILDAAGIQIIRVGLKSTDIINEHGAITGGTYHPAFRQLVESEIAKEILEEKLTSLLCSGAYRAPGSEFPEDPEQKPCFTFQSNSRCFSNMIGNKRSNKEYFAAKYPHIEIRYTENTLLADNHYNVIK, encoded by the coding sequence ATGAAGAAACATGCCATTATACCCATTTTTATTCCCCATGAAGGCTGTCCCAATGATTGCGTTTTCTGTAACCAGAAAAAGATTACCGCCCGGCAGAAGCCCATTCACGCGGAAGACGTAAAGCATATTATAGATCAATATCTCCCGACCTTAACCGGGCGTGGTCTGGAAACAGTGGAAATTGCCTTTTTCGGCGGCAGCTTTACAGGGATACCCATCGAAGAGCAGCAAGCCTATCTGGCCGTGGCAAAGCAATACAAAGATGAAGGACGGATCGATAAGATTCACCTTTCCACAAGACCGGATTATATTAATGAAGAAATTCTGGATAATCTGAAGGCATACCATACGGACATTATAGAACTGGGCGTCCAATCCTTCGATGATTCGGTGCTGCAAGCTTCTAACCGCGGTCATAACAGTGAGATTGTATATAAAAGCTGTGAATTGATACAAGCCTATTCATTTGAACTGGGTATTCAGTTGATGATTGGTCTCCCCGGAGATACGCATGAAAAGTCTGTTTATTCCGCTATGGAGGCCGTCAAAATCGGGCCGTCTATCGCGCGGCTTTACCCCACGATCATCATTGAGGATACCGAGCTTCTGCGTATGTATGAGCGGGGAGTCTATCAACCCCTTTCACAAAAGGAAGCGGTCTTCACCACAAAGGAAATGTACAAAATATTAGATGCGGCGGGTATCCAAATCATTCGGGTGGGACTAAAAAGCACGGACATTATTAATGAGCACGGTGCCATTACCGGCGGTACGTATCACCCTGCTTTCAGACAGCTTGTAGAATCAGAAATTGCCAAGGAAATTCTCGAGGAGAAGCTAACATCCCTGTTATGCTCCGGCGCATACCGTGCTCCGGGTTCAGAATTCCCGGAGGATCCCGAGCAGAAACCGTGCTTTACTTTTCAAAGCAACAGTCGGTGCTTTTCAAATATGATTGGCAATAAGCGCAGCAACAAAGAGTATTTTGCCGCCAAATATCCTCATATTGAAATCCGATATACTGAAAATACTTTACTTGCGGACAATCACTATAATGTGATAAAATAA
- a CDS encoding DUF6873 family GME fold protein, with translation MSTIYVSENAHSILLNYLISLNHTLVPIKATGFVYPEVASHADMYMCKLGAEPEAPVFCADFPPSSDLGYRYPENIKYNAVCMGNYFIHNLKYTSPLLLEKICQSKRKTLQVNQGYTKCNMVVINDRCAITSDQGIYASVNKYFDTISRSDLPPSERNSHGIHLLLIQPGHVRLGKFPYGFLGGASGRVGDEIIFNGNLKAHPDFERISEYISAQNLKVKYFEEYPLEDIGSIIEWRHQ, from the coding sequence ATGAGTACGATATATGTATCAGAAAACGCCCACAGCATACTGCTGAACTATCTTATAAGCCTGAATCATACGCTGGTGCCCATAAAAGCTACCGGCTTTGTTTATCCGGAAGTCGCTTCCCATGCGGATATGTATATGTGCAAACTGGGTGCGGAACCGGAAGCTCCTGTTTTTTGTGCAGATTTCCCGCCCTCATCCGATCTGGGTTATCGATATCCGGAAAATATAAAATACAATGCCGTATGCATGGGAAATTATTTTATTCACAACCTGAAATACACCTCCCCGCTTCTGCTGGAAAAGATCTGCCAGTCCAAGCGGAAGACCCTACAGGTCAATCAGGGGTATACAAAATGTAATATGGTGGTTATCAACGACCGCTGTGCCATTACCTCCGACCAGGGAATCTATGCCAGTGTCAACAAATACTTTGATACGATAAGCCGTTCTGACTTACCACCCTCCGAAAGGAATTCTCATGGCATTCATCTCCTTTTAATTCAGCCGGGACACGTAAGACTGGGCAAATTTCCCTACGGATTTTTAGGAGGAGCCTCCGGCCGAGTAGGCGATGAAATCATTTTTAACGGAAATCTGAAAGCACATCCCGACTTCGAAAGGATTTCAGAATATATATCAGCACAGAATCTGAAAGTAAAGTATTTTGAAGAATATCCGCTGGAGGATATCGGATCGATTATCGAATGGAGACATCAATGA
- a CDS encoding uracil-DNA glycosylase gives MPKISNDWLDVIGDEFQKPYYLQLRQFLIKEYKTRRIYPAADDIFNAFHFTPLKEVKVLLIGQDPYHNENQAIGTSFAVPASQKEIPPSLVNIYQELHDDLGCRIPNNGYLKKWADQGVLLLNTVLTVRAHQANSHQGQGWEIFTDAVIHAVNKEDRPIVYFLWGRPAQSKKRMLTNPKHLILEAPHPSPLSAYRGFFGCRHFSKANAFLSANGVEPIDWQIEDV, from the coding sequence ATGCCAAAGATCAGTAATGATTGGCTGGATGTAATCGGAGATGAATTTCAAAAACCCTATTATTTACAGTTACGCCAGTTTTTAATAAAGGAGTATAAGACCCGTAGAATTTATCCTGCCGCAGACGATATTTTCAATGCCTTTCATTTTACTCCGTTGAAGGAAGTGAAGGTACTGCTGATTGGTCAGGATCCTTATCATAATGAAAATCAGGCCATCGGAACGAGCTTTGCCGTTCCTGCCAGCCAGAAGGAAATCCCGCCGTCCCTTGTGAATATCTATCAGGAGCTGCATGATGATCTGGGCTGTAGGATTCCGAATAATGGATACCTGAAAAAATGGGCAGATCAGGGCGTGTTACTTTTAAATACGGTTTTAACCGTGAGAGCTCATCAGGCAAATTCTCATCAGGGACAGGGATGGGAAATCTTTACAGATGCTGTTATCCATGCGGTAAACAAAGAGGATCGGCCTATTGTATATTTCTTGTGGGGAAGGCCTGCACAGTCAAAAAAGAGAATGTTGACGAATCCGAAGCATCTGATTCTGGAAGCCCCCCATCCAAGTCCTTTATCCGCCTACCGGGGCTTTTTCGGATGCAGGCATTTCAGTAAGGCCAATGCATTTCTGTCTGCCAACGGCGTGGAACCGATAGACTGGCAGATCGAGGACGTATAG
- a CDS encoding N-acetylmuramoyl-L-alanine amidase family protein yields the protein METTTPSVYLSPSVQDYNEYIIGGSEEYYMNLIVDAMVPYLRASDISFNRNNPNDSLAQVIEQSNAGEYDLHLALHSNASPENLSGMLQGPDVYYYAFSQDGEKAANIFAKNLSDIYPNPDLVTTIPNTTLAELRRTRATSILIELAYHDNYEDANWIAGNIEAIAENLVFSLAEYFGIPFVDPL from the coding sequence ATGGAGACGACAACGCCAAGTGTTTATTTGAGCCCTTCAGTTCAAGATTATAATGAATATATTATTGGAGGAAGTGAAGAATATTACATGAATCTCATCGTTGATGCCATGGTGCCTTATCTGAGGGCAAGTGATATCTCCTTCAATCGGAATAATCCAAACGATTCTCTGGCTCAAGTCATTGAACAGTCCAATGCGGGAGAATATGATCTGCATTTAGCCCTTCATTCCAATGCTTCTCCGGAAAATTTGTCAGGCATGCTGCAGGGACCGGACGTTTATTATTATGCCTTTAGTCAGGATGGTGAAAAAGCCGCAAACATATTTGCCAAAAATCTTTCAGATATTTATCCAAATCCTGATTTAGTAACCACTATTCCAAATACTACGCTTGCCGAACTGAGGAGAACCAGAGCCACATCCATTCTTATAGAATTGGCCTATCACGATAATTATGAAGATGCCAACTGGATCGCAGGCAATATCGAAGCTATTGCAGAGAATCTGGTATTTTCTCTGGCAGAATACTTTGGAATTCCTTTTGTAGATCCACTTTAA
- a CDS encoding class I SAM-dependent methyltransferase: MDKLIELIRKILEEDQVIKITLGNMRKKSNPCKKVTIRPILLKKQLVYQVEYHFEKKVTHENLSAEEILLLCQRLINEEFKQVNVQTTDEEIQILASKPEKPKIIRRQTEKRAVAHLEHNKGKKYIIQEGEPCDFLIKLGVMGEDGTVFQKHYAKFRQINRYLEIVEDVLEYLPEREEKPLRIIDFGCGKSYLTFALYHYLRIMKKRNVEIIGLDLKEDVIEFCNNISEELGYPELHFLKGDIADYTSDHADMVVTLHACDTATDYALINAVRWNSKVILSVPCCQHELFHQIRSDLHQPLYKHGILKDRFTELLTDGLRGLKLEACGYEVAMIEFTSLEHTAKNIMIRAVKKEEAMKTASRKKAQEEYEALKTYYHVNPTMDQLKIK, encoded by the coding sequence ATGGACAAGCTTATTGAATTAATTAGAAAAATATTGGAAGAAGATCAGGTCATCAAGATTACCTTGGGGAATATGCGAAAAAAATCAAACCCTTGTAAAAAGGTTACCATACGGCCGATTCTTTTGAAGAAACAGCTGGTATATCAGGTGGAATACCACTTCGAGAAAAAAGTGACTCATGAAAATTTATCTGCTGAAGAAATCCTTTTGCTGTGTCAGAGACTCATCAACGAGGAGTTTAAGCAGGTAAATGTGCAGACAACGGATGAAGAGATTCAGATTCTGGCGTCGAAACCCGAAAAGCCTAAAATCATAAGAAGGCAGACCGAAAAAAGAGCAGTAGCTCATTTGGAACATAATAAAGGGAAAAAGTATATCATTCAGGAAGGGGAACCTTGCGATTTTTTAATCAAATTGGGTGTTATGGGAGAGGACGGCACGGTCTTTCAAAAGCATTATGCCAAGTTCAGGCAGATAAACCGATATTTGGAGATCGTGGAGGATGTGCTGGAGTATTTACCGGAAAGAGAAGAGAAACCCTTAAGGATTATTGATTTTGGCTGCGGTAAATCTTATTTGACCTTTGCGCTATACCATTACCTTCGAATCATGAAGAAACGGAATGTGGAAATAATCGGGTTGGACTTAAAGGAAGATGTGATAGAATTCTGCAATAACATATCGGAGGAGCTGGGCTACCCGGAGCTGCATTTTTTGAAAGGTGACATTGCTGATTACACCAGCGACCATGCGGATATGGTGGTTACTCTTCACGCCTGTGATACGGCGACCGATTATGCGCTGATCAATGCGGTCCGATGGAACTCTAAGGTCATTTTATCCGTTCCCTGCTGTCAGCACGAATTGTTTCATCAGATTAGAAGTGACCTGCATCAGCCTTTGTATAAGCACGGGATTTTAAAGGATCGGTTTACGGAGCTGCTAACGGACGGGCTGAGAGGACTAAAGCTGGAAGCCTGTGGGTATGAGGTGGCTATGATTGAGTTCACCAGCTTGGAGCATACGGCTAAAAATATCATGATCCGTGCTGTTAAAAAAGAAGAGGCCATGAAAACAGCATCCAGGAAAAAGGCTCAGGAAGAATATGAAGCGCTAAAAACGTATTACCATGTAAATCCTACCATGGACCAATTGAAAATCAAATAG
- the typA gene encoding translational GTPase TypA, with protein MANKQKIINIAVIAHVDAGKSTLVDAFLNQSGVFRANEEVVDCVMDSDDIERERGITIYSKNCSVMHDDVKINIVDTPGHADFSSEVERIMKTVDTVILLVDSSEGPMPQTRFVLNKSLEQGLNPILLINKIDKKDARIDEVVDEVYELFMDLNANDKQLDFPILYGIARQGIVVYDPADVKDVEVEVGGQKSEKNPQGGKGGDIKPLFETITKHVEIYPDLREESLQMQISSLGYDDYIGRLGIGRVTKGIIKTGQTVAVAKADGSIVSRKINQVFVYRGLKRTPVDQAECGDIVVVSGIADISIGETICDSSNPQPMEMIHIEEPTLSMNFMVNKSPFAGKVGKFVTSRHIKERLEKELEVNVGLLVEPTDSTDVFKVSGRGELHLSILIENMRREGYELAVSKPEVIMHKNEHGKKLEPIEEVVISVPDEYSGSVISKLNVRKGIMKEMSGENGYSKLVYLVPTRGLLGYRSEFINDTRGEGTMVRHFDSFDEYKGEIPQRTNGVAIAQEEGTCTGYALFNIQERVQMFVEPGTKVYEGMIVGMNSRNDDMVVNPCKAKKATNMRAAGSDDAVKLSPARVFTLEEALEFINDDELVEVVPDDIRLRKKFLKELDRRRSGR; from the coding sequence ATGGCAAACAAACAAAAGATCATTAACATAGCGGTCATAGCGCATGTTGATGCAGGAAAATCTACCTTGGTAGATGCATTTTTAAATCAGAGCGGAGTTTTCCGTGCAAACGAAGAAGTCGTTGACTGCGTTATGGACAGCGATGACATAGAGAGAGAAAGAGGAATTACGATTTATTCCAAAAACTGTTCCGTTATGCATGACGATGTAAAGATCAATATCGTAGATACACCGGGACATGCAGATTTCTCATCCGAAGTAGAGAGAATCATGAAAACAGTGGACACGGTCATATTGCTGGTAGATTCCAGTGAAGGCCCGATGCCTCAGACACGATTTGTTTTAAATAAATCGTTGGAGCAGGGATTGAATCCTATTCTGCTGATCAACAAGATCGACAAAAAAGATGCTCGAATTGATGAAGTAGTGGATGAAGTATATGAATTGTTCATGGATTTGAACGCAAATGATAAACAGCTGGACTTTCCGATTTTATACGGCATAGCAAGACAGGGCATCGTGGTGTATGATCCGGCAGATGTGAAGGATGTTGAAGTGGAAGTAGGCGGGCAGAAATCTGAAAAAAATCCACAGGGCGGCAAAGGCGGAGATATTAAGCCATTATTTGAAACCATTACCAAGCATGTGGAAATTTATCCGGATCTTAGAGAAGAATCCCTGCAGATGCAGATTTCTTCACTGGGATACGACGATTATATCGGAAGACTGGGAATCGGCCGTGTGACCAAGGGCATCATAAAAACCGGACAAACTGTTGCGGTGGCTAAGGCTGACGGCAGTATCGTTTCCCGAAAAATTAATCAGGTCTTTGTATACAGAGGACTGAAAAGAACCCCTGTGGATCAGGCGGAATGCGGAGATATCGTAGTGGTATCCGGCATTGCAGACATTTCTATCGGAGAAACCATTTGTGACAGCTCCAATCCGCAGCCGATGGAAATGATCCATATAGAAGAACCGACATTATCCATGAACTTTATGGTAAATAAGTCTCCTTTTGCCGGAAAGGTGGGGAAATTTGTAACTTCCAGACACATTAAAGAAAGACTGGAAAAGGAACTGGAAGTAAATGTAGGACTTCTGGTAGAGCCGACAGATTCTACGGACGTATTTAAGGTATCGGGCAGAGGGGAACTGCACCTTTCCATCCTAATTGAAAATATGAGACGTGAAGGATATGAATTGGCGGTATCCAAGCCGGAAGTCATCATGCACAAAAACGAGCACGGGAAGAAATTAGAGCCCATTGAAGAGGTGGTTATCTCTGTTCCCGATGAATACTCGGGAAGTGTTATTTCAAAGCTGAATGTCCGAAAGGGCATCATGAAGGAAATGTCCGGAGAAAACGGATATTCCAAGCTGGTGTATTTAGTACCGACGAGAGGGCTGCTGGGATACCGAAGTGAATTTATCAACGATACCCGCGGGGAAGGAACCATGGTCAGACATTTTGACAGCTTTGATGAATATAAAGGAGAAATCCCACAGAGAACAAACGGTGTAGCTATTGCTCAGGAAGAAGGAACTTGTACGGGATATGCGCTTTTTAATATTCAGGAGCGAGTTCAGATGTTTGTAGAACCGGGTACAAAAGTGTACGAAGGAATGATCGTGGGCATGAACAGCAGAAATGACGATATGGTCGTAAATCCATGTAAGGCAAAGAAGGCAACCAACATGCGTGCTGCCGGCAGTGATGATGCGGTCAAGCTTTCTCCTGCAAGGGTCTTTACACTGGAGGAAGCTCTTGAATTTATTAACGACGATGAGCTGGTAGAGGTTGTACCGGATGACATTCGACTGAGGAAGAAGTTTTTAAAAGAATTGGATCGAAGAAGATCGGGAAGATAG
- a CDS encoding ATP-binding protein, producing MNYMHRVMEDTFLRLSNEFPALLLTGPRQVGKTTMLQKLAAEENIGREYVTLDDLTERQMAKNDPKMFLQIHKPPVFIDEVQYAPELFSYIKIHVDQNHRAGDFWLTGSQVFKLMEGIQESLAGRVCLLHMAPMSQAEIYGAASAPFVLDLEQLSQRIKERTPVDTPALYERIFRGGMPALISGQYSDYRAVYSSYISTYIDRDVKEISGAIDSLKFMDFITSAAALCGQMVNYKTISDVAGIGQVTAKNWLGILERLGIVFYLHPYSNNMLKRMVTKPKLYFYDCGLVAYLTKWRGSDMLMNGAMSSAILENFVVSEIVKSYQNCGREAFVYYYRDKDTKEIDILLEDSGKLYPMEIKKTAMPHSQLTRVFGVIDKASLERGTGAVLCTTDRLSAFDGQNLIVPIWGI from the coding sequence ATGAATTATATGCACAGGGTAATGGAGGATACCTTTCTCCGCCTTTCCAATGAGTTTCCTGCTTTGCTGCTTACCGGTCCGAGGCAGGTCGGAAAAACCACCATGCTGCAAAAGCTGGCTGCAGAGGAGAACATAGGACGGGAGTATGTTACACTGGACGATTTGACAGAGCGCCAAATGGCAAAGAATGACCCCAAGATGTTCCTGCAAATTCATAAGCCACCGGTATTTATCGATGAGGTGCAGTATGCACCGGAGCTGTTTTCCTATATTAAAATACATGTTGATCAAAACCATCGTGCCGGTGATTTCTGGCTGACAGGTTCACAGGTGTTCAAATTAATGGAGGGAATACAGGAATCTCTGGCTGGGCGCGTTTGCCTGCTCCATATGGCTCCTATGTCACAGGCTGAAATCTACGGTGCTGCTTCAGCACCTTTTGTGCTGGATTTGGAGCAGCTGTCACAGCGGATAAAAGAGCGGACTCCTGTTGATACTCCTGCACTTTATGAACGTATTTTCAGAGGTGGGATGCCTGCTCTAATCAGCGGGCAGTACAGCGATTATCGGGCAGTTTATTCCAGCTATATCAGCACCTATATTGACCGGGATGTAAAAGAGATATCTGGTGCCATTGATTCACTTAAATTTATGGATTTTATCACATCGGCCGCCGCTCTGTGTGGACAGATGGTGAATTATAAGACTATCTCTGATGTTGCCGGGATTGGCCAGGTTACCGCTAAAAACTGGCTTGGGATTTTGGAGAGGCTGGGAATTGTATTTTATCTACACCCATATTCCAACAATATGCTTAAGCGTATGGTGACGAAACCAAAGCTTTATTTCTACGACTGTGGCTTGGTGGCATACCTGACCAAATGGAGAGGCAGCGACATGCTGATGAATGGTGCCATGAGCAGTGCGATTCTTGAGAATTTTGTGGTGTCGGAGATTGTCAAGAGCTATCAGAATTGTGGCCGGGAAGCTTTCGTTTATTACTATCGTGACAAAGATACCAAAGAAATAGATATTCTGCTGGAAGACAGCGGTAAGCTATACCCTATGGAAATCAAGAAAACTGCTATGCCACATAGTCAACTTACCCGGGTATTTGGGGTTATAGATAAAGCCTCTTTAGAACGTGGCACAGGGGCAGTACTTTGCACAACAGATAGGCTATCGGCATTTGATGGCCAAAATTTAATTGTTCCCATTTGGGGGATATGA
- the galE gene encoding UDP-glucose 4-epimerase GalE codes for MEILVAGGAGYIGSHTCVALLKEGHRVVVADNLCNSKAETIHKIEQITNKKVVFYQIDVTKEEDIRPVFSKHQFDGVIHFAGLKAVGESVKEPLKYYYNNVLSTIMLARMCQEYKVNRFVFSSSATVYGENEIPFVETMNLLPTTNPYGETKVISERILMDMQKANPEFCVSLLRYFNPIGAHDSGLIGEMPNGIPNNLMPYITQVAKGKLNKLKVFGKDYPTVDGTGVRDYIHVMDLAEGHVLALEKLTKGVQIYNLGTGQGTSVLQLIRAFEEANHIQVPFEISERRPGDIAEFYADASKAERELEFTARRGILDMCRDAWRFEKNLG; via the coding sequence ATGGAAATTTTAGTTGCTGGCGGTGCAGGTTATATTGGATCCCATACCTGTGTTGCTTTACTTAAAGAAGGACATCGCGTAGTGGTGGCTGACAATTTATGCAATAGTAAAGCGGAAACCATACATAAAATAGAGCAAATTACCAATAAAAAAGTTGTATTTTATCAAATTGATGTAACAAAAGAAGAGGATATAAGACCTGTATTTTCAAAGCATCAATTTGACGGTGTGATTCATTTTGCAGGGCTTAAGGCTGTGGGGGAATCAGTAAAGGAACCGCTTAAATATTATTACAATAATGTGTTGAGCACGATTATGTTGGCTCGCATGTGTCAAGAGTACAAAGTAAATCGATTTGTATTCAGTTCTTCTGCTACGGTATATGGAGAAAATGAAATCCCTTTTGTAGAGACGATGAATTTATTACCAACGACAAACCCATATGGGGAAACAAAGGTCATTAGTGAAAGAATTTTAATGGATATGCAGAAAGCAAATCCTGAGTTTTGTGTATCTCTTTTACGTTATTTTAACCCGATAGGAGCTCATGACAGCGGTCTGATAGGAGAAATGCCCAACGGGATACCCAACAATCTGATGCCGTATATAACTCAGGTCGCAAAAGGAAAGCTAAATAAATTAAAAGTATTCGGAAAGGATTATCCAACCGTCGACGGAACGGGAGTCCGGGATTATATCCATGTGATGGATTTGGCAGAAGGTCATGTACTGGCTTTGGAAAAGCTTACGAAGGGTGTACAAATTTATAATCTTGGCACCGGCCAAGGCACTAGTGTACTACAGTTGATAAGAGCCTTTGAAGAAGCAAATCACATTCAGGTGCCATTTGAAATCAGCGAACGGAGACCGGGAGATATTGCAGAATTTTATGCAGATGCATCAAAGGCGGAGCGTGAATTAGAATTTACCGCAAGGCGGGGTATTCTTGACATGTGCAGGGATGCGTGGAGATTTGAAAAAAATCTTGGATAG
- a CDS encoding DUF368 domain-containing protein, producing the protein MEIKQKNNDEHIFIRFIKGFIIGASMLVPGVSGGTMAIILGIYDDLIHAVNSLRSNFKGNGLFLLQYGIAGVIGILLLSGPMLNAVTAWQKPMMFLFLGAILGSFPPLYKKATADKVKHVNKVAVVVGAAIAYLITLFPEGMLDFEPGFHLMSCFMLLLAGVVIAVALILPGISASYVLLMLGMYDLTLKAIRYLDMAYLVPLVVGTLAGTFLTAGIIEREMKRHPQFTYMLIIGFMIGSLLEVFPGVPQGVELVQSAGMFMVGLFVILWISKDRS; encoded by the coding sequence ATGGAGATTAAACAAAAAAATAACGACGAACATATTTTTATACGGTTCATAAAGGGGTTTATTATTGGCGCTTCCATGCTGGTTCCGGGAGTCAGCGGTGGGACGATGGCCATTATTCTGGGGATTTATGATGATTTGATACATGCTGTAAATTCTTTAAGAAGTAATTTTAAAGGGAATGGATTGTTTTTATTACAATATGGAATCGCAGGGGTCATAGGGATACTCTTATTATCGGGACCTATGCTGAATGCGGTCACTGCATGGCAGAAGCCGATGATGTTTTTATTTCTTGGCGCCATCCTTGGAAGCTTTCCTCCTTTATATAAAAAAGCCACAGCCGATAAGGTGAAGCATGTGAATAAAGTGGCTGTAGTGGTCGGTGCAGCCATTGCCTATCTGATTACGTTGTTTCCGGAGGGGATGCTGGATTTTGAGCCGGGATTTCATCTGATGAGCTGCTTTATGCTCCTCCTTGCCGGTGTAGTCATAGCTGTGGCTTTGATCCTGCCGGGAATCAGTGCCTCTTATGTTTTGTTGATGCTGGGCATGTATGATTTGACACTGAAGGCCATTCGATATTTGGATATGGCCTATTTAGTCCCGCTGGTCGTGGGAACCCTGGCCGGAACTTTTCTTACGGCGGGAATCATTGAACGAGAAATGAAAAGGCACCCGCAGTTTACATATATGCTGATTATTGGGTTTATGATCGGCTCTTTGCTGGAGGTTTTCCCCGGTGTGCCTCAGGGAGTGGAACTGGTTCAGTCAGCGGGTATGTTTATGGTGGGGCTTTTCGTAATCCTTTGGATCAGTAAGGACAGATCGTGA